In Triticum urartu cultivar G1812 chromosome 6, Tu2.1, whole genome shotgun sequence, the following proteins share a genomic window:
- the LOC125512206 gene encoding probable inactive leucine-rich repeat receptor kinase XIAO, translating to MASAARVLTPMALLLSLVLQLAAAAVSPPGPSPTFPGDAAALASLKAAVDAATIPSYSCLASWDFARDPCAAFPCGVHCSTPPNSSHQRVAGVSLDPAGYSGTLPAAVLASLPFLQTLSLRGNSFHGALPAGVALPPSLRVLVLSGNDFSGEIPASLFTPASSLDELDLSRNAFTGAIPPQVASLGALTRMELQHNRLTGNLPSMGKMRSLVHLDVSDNQLTGPLLDAPGRLPPTLLAVVARDNRLSGPLQAAAFHALPEMQVLDLTNNAVTGAVPGAAFEHPALAQLRLGSNQLGTVEEASGGGVASSQLLEVDLSGNKITGRLPRCLGAIPRLRTVGLDRNRFVGGVPKQYAVRAAAVEVVDGKAPFARLMLQGNYLCGGLPRELRQMKDGGAMVSLADNCLLKCPHKFFFCQGPPQKNRAACPKCEP from the coding sequence ATGGCTTCTGCCGCCCGCGTGCTGACGCCAAtggcgctgctgctctcgctcgtGCTCCAGCTCGCGGCGGCCGCGGTGTCGCCTCCCGGTCCCAGCCCCACCTTCCCGGGCGACGCGGCCGCGCTGGCGTCGCTGAAAGCCGCCGTGGACGCCGCCACCATCCCGTCCTACTCCTGCCTCGCCTCGTGGGACTTCGCCCGCGACCCCTGCGCCGCCTTCCCCTGCGGCGTCCACTGCAGCACGCCCCCCAACTCGTCCCACCAGCGCGTCGCCGGCGTCTCCCTCGACCCCGCGGGGTACTCCGGCACGCTCCCGGCGGCCGTCCTCGCCTCGCTCCCTTTCCTCCAGACCCTCTCCCTCCGCGGCAACAGCTTCCACGGCGCGCTGCCGGCGGGGGTGGCGCTGCCTCCGAGCCTCCGCGTCCTCGTCCTCTCCGGCAACGACTTCTCCGGCGAGATACCGGCGTCCCTCTTCACCCCGGCCTCGTCGCTCGACGAGCTCGACCTCTCCCGCAACGCCTTCACCGGCGCGATACCGCCTCAGGTCGCGTCCTTGGGCGCCCTCACGCGGATGGAGCTGCAGCACAACCGCCTCACCGGGAACCTGCCGTCGATGGGCAAGATGCGCTCCCTCGTCCACCTCGACGTGAGCGACAACCAGCTGACCGGCCCGCTGCTGGACGCGCCCGGGCGGCTGCCTCCGACGCTCCTGGCCGTGGTGGCGCGTGACAACAGGCTCTCTGGGCCGTTGCAGGCCGCGGCGTTCCACGCTCTCCCCGAGATGCAGGTGCTGGACCTCACCAACAATGCGGTCACCGGCGCGGTCCCCGGCGCCGCGTTCGAGCACCCGGCGCTGGCGCAGCTGCGGCTGGGATCCAACCAGCTCGGGACGGTGGAGGAGGCGTCCGGCGGCGGCGTCGCGTCGAGCCAGCTCCTGGAGGTGGACCTCAGCGGCAACAAAATCACGGGGCGGCTGCCCAGGTGCCTCGGGGCGATTCCGCGTCTCAGGACGGTGGGGCTCGACCGGAACCGGTTCGTCGGAGGCGTGCCGAAGCAGTACGCCGTGCGCGCCGCGGCGGTGGAGGTCGTCGACGGGAAGGCGCCGTTCGCGAGGCTGATGCTGCAGGGGAACTACCTCTGCGGAGGCCTGCCGCGTGAGCTGAGGCAGATGAAGGAcggcggcgccatggtgagcCTGGCGGACAACTGCTTGCTCAAGTGTCCGCACAAGTTCTTCTTCTGCCAGGGGCCGCCGCAGAAGAATCGTGCCGCATGTCCCAAGTGCGAACCATGA